From Skermanella sp. TT6, a single genomic window includes:
- a CDS encoding DEAD/DEAH box helicase: MNFSEIGLGPEVLRAVEDAGYTQPTPIQEQAIPWVLQGRDVLGCAQTGTGKTASFTLPMIEILANGRAKARMPRSLILEPTRELAAQVAENFETYGKHHKLNMALLIGGESFGDQIKKLDRGVDVLIATPGRMIDLFERGNILLSDIKIFVIDEADRMLDMGFIPDIERIVALLPKMRQTLFFSATMPPEIKRLADNFLMNPREVSVSPPASMAETVTHALTVVQPEDKRRALRHLLSTEDVKNALIFCNRKRDVAILHKSLEKHGFNAGALHGDMPQSKRTETLEAFKKGEITLLVCSDVAARGIDIAGLSHVFNFDTPLHAEDYVHRIGRTGRAGRQGRAFTIANPEEGKQVAAISKLIKREIPLISIDGVDLAEFEEISDRRRRRPARKDEARKEEARKEEETKAARPPKSDSRPRPEPRPEREARPDREQRAESMRSDAPRRDRDDRRRRREEDDDDEVVIGFGDHIPAFLLRRARPVATPEA, translated from the coding sequence ATGAATTTTTCGGAAATTGGGCTCGGGCCCGAAGTCCTGCGCGCCGTCGAGGATGCGGGCTATACCCAACCGACTCCGATCCAGGAACAGGCGATTCCCTGGGTCCTTCAGGGACGGGACGTGCTGGGGTGTGCCCAGACGGGTACCGGCAAGACGGCAAGTTTCACCCTGCCCATGATCGAGATCCTGGCAAACGGCCGGGCCAAAGCGCGCATGCCGCGCTCGCTGATCCTGGAGCCGACCCGCGAGCTCGCGGCCCAGGTCGCCGAGAATTTCGAGACGTACGGCAAGCACCACAAGCTTAACATGGCGCTGCTGATCGGCGGCGAGTCGTTCGGCGACCAGATCAAGAAGCTGGACCGTGGCGTCGACGTCCTGATCGCGACGCCGGGCCGCATGATCGACCTGTTCGAGCGCGGCAACATCCTGCTCAGCGACATCAAGATCTTCGTGATCGACGAGGCCGACCGGATGCTCGACATGGGGTTCATCCCCGACATCGAGCGGATTGTGGCGCTGCTCCCGAAGATGCGCCAGACCCTGTTCTTCTCGGCGACCATGCCGCCGGAGATCAAGCGGTTGGCCGACAACTTCCTGATGAACCCGCGCGAAGTGTCGGTCTCTCCGCCCGCCTCCATGGCGGAGACCGTCACCCACGCATTGACCGTCGTCCAGCCCGAGGACAAGCGCCGGGCGTTGCGCCATCTGCTCAGCACCGAGGACGTCAAGAACGCGCTGATCTTCTGCAATCGCAAGCGCGACGTGGCCATCCTGCACAAGAGCCTGGAAAAGCACGGATTCAACGCCGGGGCGCTCCACGGCGACATGCCGCAGAGCAAGCGGACCGAGACGCTGGAAGCTTTCAAGAAGGGCGAGATCACGCTGCTGGTGTGCAGCGACGTGGCGGCGCGCGGCATCGACATCGCCGGCCTCAGCCACGTCTTCAACTTCGACACTCCGCTCCACGCGGAGGACTATGTCCACCGGATCGGCCGCACCGGCCGGGCGGGCCGCCAGGGCCGCGCCTTCACGATCGCCAATCCGGAAGAAGGCAAGCAGGTCGCCGCGATTTCCAAGCTGATCAAGCGGGAGATCCCGCTGATCTCGATCGATGGCGTCGATCTGGCCGAGTTCGAGGAGATCTCCGACCGACGCCGTCGGCGTCCCGCGCGCAAGGACGAAGCCCGGAAGGAAGAGGCTCGGAAAGAAGAGGAGACCAAGGCAGCGCGTCCGCCGAAGTCGGATTCCCGCCCGCGGCCTGAGCCCCGGCCCGAACGCGAAGCCCGTCCCGACCGCGAGCAGCGGGCCGAGTCGATGCGCTCCGACGCGCCTCGCCGCGACCGCGACGACCGCCGCCGCCGCCGCGAGGAGGACGATGACGACGAGGTCGTGATCGGTTTCGGCGACCACATTCCGGCCTTCCTGCTGCGCCGCGCCCGGCCGGTCGCCACTCCGGAAGCGTAA
- a CDS encoding hydrolase yields MLLDSDRSILLVVDVQERLATAIHDVEAVVGCIRKLLLAAAELGVPVLATEQYSKGLGHTIAPVADLMPAGAVIEKINFGAAREAGFMDRVRKLDRSQIVVAGTETHVCVLQTTLGLAEAGFDCFLVADAVGSRVPLNRDLALERMRGRGVQIVTSEMVMFEWLGRADTPAFKKVLPLIR; encoded by the coding sequence ATGCTGCTCGACTCCGATCGGTCGATCCTGCTCGTGGTCGATGTCCAGGAGCGCCTCGCGACGGCGATCCACGACGTCGAGGCGGTCGTCGGCTGCATCCGGAAGCTGCTTCTCGCCGCGGCCGAACTGGGCGTCCCTGTGCTGGCGACGGAGCAGTATTCCAAGGGCCTGGGCCACACCATAGCGCCGGTCGCGGACCTGATGCCGGCGGGGGCCGTGATCGAGAAGATCAATTTCGGCGCGGCGCGGGAGGCCGGATTCATGGACCGCGTCCGCAAGCTCGACCGAAGCCAGATCGTCGTCGCGGGAACCGAGACCCATGTCTGCGTGCTCCAAACCACGTTGGGACTGGCCGAAGCCGGTTTCGACTGCTTCCTGGTGGCCGACGCCGTCGGCTCCAGGGTACCGCTCAACCGCGACCTCGCCCTGGAACGGATGCGCGGGCGGGGCGTCCAGATCGTGACGTCCGAGATGGTCATGTTCGAATGGCTGGGGCGTGCCGACACGCCCGCTTTCAAGAAGGTTCTTCCGCTGATCCGATGA
- a CDS encoding alpha/beta fold hydrolase, whose protein sequence is MTRLPLILLPGLLCDGALWAHQSRYLGEVADVGVADLTRHDSIAAMADAVLESAPQRFAVAGLSMGGYVALEIARRAPDRVAKLALLDTNARADTDEQRRRRRGLMALANQGEFRGVTPRLLPMLIHPSRTEEEALTGIVTGMAERVGKDAFLRQQTAIMCRPDSRGDLPGISSPTLVLCGRQDALSTLEMHVEMADLIPRARLAVIEECGHLATLERPFAATALMRDWLVYS, encoded by the coding sequence ATGACCAGACTTCCCCTGATCCTGCTTCCGGGCCTGCTGTGCGACGGCGCGCTGTGGGCGCACCAATCGCGCTACCTGGGCGAGGTCGCCGACGTCGGCGTCGCCGACCTGACCCGCCATGACAGCATCGCCGCGATGGCCGACGCGGTGCTGGAGTCGGCTCCGCAGCGGTTCGCCGTCGCGGGCCTGTCCATGGGCGGATACGTGGCGCTGGAGATCGCGCGGCGGGCGCCGGACCGCGTCGCCAAGCTGGCGCTGCTGGACACCAACGCGCGGGCCGATACCGACGAGCAGCGCCGGCGGCGGCGCGGCCTGATGGCCCTCGCGAACCAGGGTGAGTTCCGCGGCGTGACGCCCCGCTTGCTGCCGATGCTGATCCACCCGTCCAGGACGGAGGAGGAGGCCCTGACCGGCATCGTCACGGGTATGGCGGAGCGGGTCGGGAAGGATGCCTTCCTGCGCCAGCAGACCGCGATCATGTGCCGTCCCGACAGCCGCGGCGACCTGCCCGGCATATCCAGTCCCACCCTGGTGCTGTGCGGCCGCCAGGACGCGCTGAGCACACTGGAAATGCATGTCGAGATGGCGGACCTGATACCCCGCGCCCGCCTCGCCGTCATCGAGGAGTGCGGCCACCTCGCCACCCTGGAACGGCCCTTCGCCGCGACGGCGCTGATGCGGGACTGGCTCGTCTATTCCTGA
- a CDS encoding branched-chain amino acid ABC transporter permease, protein MPVRPLLPLLVLILLLSGCGPDPGEVGACGRAIGAFEPDMGRVSVGPPESDPSDPDGVIVGYRTADGQARWIACRFSPRRVENAPLELIRVATSHVGEVTGLRLFFLKRWLALEKSAPADRTPSADSSAVPMEPGRLAWLYALQQTVNGAVLGCIYALLAVGFSLVYGIIGRINFAFGELMMLGAYQSVIAAVVFMGLGGAGWGALPLVLLAAVALTAGQGWSIERLVFRPLRRTPTQIPLIAAIGTSIALQEGVRLLQGGRDRWLAPVLTGRITLAGGDGFPVTVSVGQALVMMVTVACSGGLWWLLRRTGFGRDNRACSDDMAMAELLGVDTDRTVGATFALGSACAAAAGFIVALQYGGVNAYMGTLLGFKALAAAIVGGIGSVPGAFLGGLLIAALETGWAAWFPMAYKDVAVFAALIAVLVMRPTGLLGVERTRGD, encoded by the coding sequence ATGCCTGTCCGCCCGCTTCTTCCATTGCTCGTCCTGATCCTGCTGCTCTCCGGCTGCGGACCCGATCCGGGCGAGGTCGGGGCCTGCGGCCGGGCGATCGGCGCCTTCGAACCGGACATGGGCCGGGTCTCCGTCGGCCCGCCGGAGTCCGATCCGTCCGATCCCGACGGCGTGATCGTCGGCTACAGGACGGCAGACGGACAAGCGCGCTGGATCGCCTGCCGCTTCTCCCCGCGGCGGGTGGAGAACGCCCCGCTGGAACTGATCCGCGTCGCCACCAGCCATGTCGGGGAAGTGACGGGCCTGCGCCTCTTCTTCCTGAAGCGCTGGCTTGCGCTGGAGAAATCTGCGCCCGCCGATCGGACGCCGTCCGCCGACTCCTCGGCGGTCCCGATGGAGCCCGGGAGGCTGGCCTGGCTCTACGCGCTTCAGCAGACGGTCAACGGCGCCGTGCTCGGCTGCATCTACGCCCTGCTGGCGGTCGGGTTCTCCCTGGTCTACGGCATCATCGGACGGATCAACTTCGCGTTCGGCGAACTCATGATGCTCGGCGCCTATCAGAGCGTCATCGCCGCCGTGGTCTTCATGGGCCTCGGCGGGGCGGGATGGGGAGCCTTGCCGCTGGTGCTGCTGGCGGCGGTGGCGCTCACGGCGGGGCAGGGCTGGTCGATCGAGCGTCTGGTGTTCCGGCCGCTGCGCCGGACGCCGACCCAGATTCCGCTGATCGCCGCCATCGGAACCTCGATCGCGCTCCAGGAGGGGGTGCGCCTGCTCCAGGGCGGGCGCGACCGCTGGCTGGCGCCGGTGCTGACCGGCAGGATCACCCTGGCCGGCGGCGATGGCTTTCCCGTCACGGTCTCGGTCGGGCAGGCGCTTGTCATGATGGTGACCGTCGCGTGCTCCGGCGGCCTCTGGTGGCTGCTCCGGCGCACGGGGTTCGGGCGCGACAACCGGGCCTGCAGCGACGACATGGCGATGGCCGAGTTGCTGGGAGTGGATACCGACCGGACGGTCGGCGCGACCTTCGCCCTGGGTTCCGCCTGCGCCGCTGCCGCGGGGTTCATCGTGGCATTGCAGTATGGCGGGGTGAACGCGTACATGGGAACGCTGCTCGGCTTCAAGGCGCTGGCCGCGGCGATCGTCGGCGGCATCGGGTCCGTTCCGGGCGCCTTCCTGGGCGGGCTGCTGATCGCGGCGCTGGAGACCGGGTGGGCGGCCTGGTTTCCCATGGCCTACAAGGACGTCGCCGTCTTCGCCGCCCTGATCGCCGTGCTGGTGATGCGCCCGACCGGCCTGCTCGGCGTGGAGCGGACCCGGGGCGACTGA